In Exiguobacterium sibiricum 7-3, a genomic segment contains:
- a CDS encoding YjcG family protein gives MNIGVVLFPSKRIQDFANSYRKRYDSKYALITPHITMRERISVDDAELDSIVAALNKVAEQTKPVSLHVQGARSFHPTNNVLFLKVMPTDELEQLHQALHTGDLSHTPKYDFLPHITIGQDLSDVELFDVLERLKMEDIRFQEDVTKMALLYELENGSWSVYETFRFTGQ, from the coding sequence ATGAACATCGGGGTAGTTTTGTTTCCATCGAAACGGATTCAGGATTTTGCGAATTCATACCGAAAACGGTACGATTCCAAGTATGCGTTAATCACACCACACATTACGATGCGAGAACGGATCAGTGTCGATGATGCTGAACTTGATTCCATCGTAGCTGCTCTCAATAAAGTAGCAGAACAAACAAAACCAGTTTCACTTCATGTCCAAGGGGCTCGTTCTTTCCATCCGACGAATAATGTCTTATTTTTAAAAGTCATGCCGACGGATGAATTGGAACAATTACATCAAGCCCTGCACACGGGTGATCTTAGTCACACACCCAAGTATGATTTCTTACCTCACATCACAATCGGTCAGGATTTATCCGATGTCGAATTATTCGACGTTCTCGAACGATTGAAAATGGAAGATATCCGTTTCCAAGAAGATGTCACCAAGATGGCTCTGCTTTATGAACTGGAAAACGGTTCATGGAGTGTGTACGAAACGTTCCGATTTACAGGTCAATAA
- a CDS encoding RluA family pseudouridine synthase has translation MAFQIEQQVTSIEEGWSVGHFCTTRLHISRKMLVSIKHHGDILRNGQHVNVNEPVHTGDRIHVRFPDEQPAHDMHATCGELDILFEDEWLLIVNKPPGTASIPSRLHPERSLSNFVLGYYKQHQIPYAIHIVNRLDRDTSGLVVFAKHALAHHQLSKMQQNGLLDRRYVALIEGSIKPQTIDLPIGQTDHSFMERMVREDGQQAITHILTSERITAFSRELSRLTIKLETGRTHQIRVHLAALGHPLVGDTMYKGTPLIARQALHSASATFPHPGTGEVMTFVAPLPDDLSLS, from the coding sequence ATGGCATTTCAAATTGAACAACAAGTAACTTCCATTGAAGAAGGTTGGAGTGTCGGTCATTTTTGTACGACGCGCCTGCATATTTCCCGAAAAATGTTGGTTTCGATCAAACATCATGGGGATATTTTACGGAATGGACAACATGTCAACGTGAACGAGCCCGTTCATACAGGAGACCGGATTCACGTCCGGTTTCCTGACGAACAGCCTGCACACGATATGCATGCGACGTGCGGGGAACTCGATATCCTTTTTGAAGACGAGTGGCTGTTGATTGTCAACAAACCGCCGGGAACGGCTTCCATTCCGTCCCGACTTCATCCGGAGCGGTCATTATCCAATTTTGTCCTCGGTTATTATAAGCAACATCAAATTCCATATGCGATTCATATCGTCAATCGGTTGGACCGGGATACGAGCGGTCTGGTCGTGTTTGCGAAACATGCCCTTGCGCATCATCAGTTGAGCAAGATGCAACAGAATGGCTTGCTCGATCGCCGGTATGTGGCGTTGATTGAAGGATCAATCAAACCTCAGACGATTGATCTTCCAATCGGTCAAACCGATCATTCCTTCATGGAAAGAATGGTCCGGGAGGATGGTCAACAGGCGATCACGCATATCTTAACGAGTGAGCGGATTACTGCTTTTTCGCGTGAATTGTCTCGATTGACGATTAAACTGGAAACGGGCAGGACGCATCAAATCCGGGTCCACCTTGCAGCACTTGGTCATCCGTTAGTCGGAGATACGATGTATAAAGGGACACCATTGATTGCGAGACAAGCATTACACAGTGCGTCTGCTACGTTTCCACATCCGGGGACAGGTGAGGTGATGACGTTCGTCGCACCGTTGCCGGACGACTTAAGTCTTTCGTGA
- a CDS encoding NAD kinase, with amino-acid sequence MRFAVTARGDERSHMLKEQVEQALIERGSHRDVVTPEIVISIGGDGTMLQAFHSYLDQVEEITLVGIHTGHLGFYADWRPEEMEELIQHIADDNIATVEYPLLELSIDYADGSTNKLLALNECTIKSFNQTLVCDLSIRGEYFETFRGDGLCISTPSGSTAYNKALGGAIVHPALEAIQITEMASINNRVYRTIGSPMLLPKHHDVEIRPVNPIDFQLTYDHYASIVHQNVKSIRCRVSDKKVKFARFRSFPFWQRVRESFLAEERS; translated from the coding sequence ATGCGTTTTGCGGTTACGGCGCGGGGCGATGAACGTTCCCATATGCTGAAGGAACAAGTAGAACAGGCGTTGATCGAACGAGGAAGTCATCGAGACGTCGTTACTCCTGAAATCGTGATTTCAATCGGCGGGGACGGTACGATGTTGCAAGCCTTCCATTCTTATTTGGATCAGGTCGAGGAAATCACGCTGGTCGGGATTCACACCGGACACCTGGGCTTTTATGCCGACTGGAGACCGGAAGAAATGGAAGAATTGATTCAACATATCGCGGACGACAACATAGCGACCGTTGAATATCCGCTGCTTGAATTATCAATTGATTATGCAGACGGATCGACGAATAAACTATTGGCATTAAACGAATGTACGATTAAAAGCTTTAATCAGACGCTCGTCTGTGACCTGTCGATCCGCGGAGAGTATTTTGAAACGTTTCGGGGAGATGGTCTGTGTATTTCAACTCCATCCGGCTCAACAGCGTATAACAAAGCCTTGGGTGGGGCAATCGTTCATCCGGCGCTCGAAGCGATTCAGATTACGGAAATGGCTTCAATCAATAATCGCGTGTATCGGACGATTGGTTCCCCAATGTTATTGCCGAAGCACCACGATGTCGAGATTCGACCGGTCAATCCGATTGATTTTCAATTAACATACGATCATTATGCATCGATTGTGCATCAAAATGTTAAATCGATTCGCTGTCGTGTGTCTGATAAAAAAGTCAAATTCGCTCGATTCCGCTCTTTCCCGTTTTGGCAACGAGTCCGAGAATCGTTTTTAGCAGAAGAAAGAAGTTAA
- a CDS encoding FtsW/RodA/SpoVE family cell cycle protein translates to MNRFKSFTQRYDNTLLFLLGCLMVISVIAIYTAQPFLQGAISEINFMAKQIQWYIIGFIALSVVILIDYEQLKRFHWYLYGAGIVSLIGLVVLRNTPLVANIKGAYGWYQLPVIGTVQPAEFMKFFLIVSLAAVISEHNARYVQHERDFLLLIKMVALTLLPLALIIIQPDLGIGLILCVILACAMLLSGLNWKWLLTMFGLLTAAIVGFFYLFYFQNDLLATFFPGHAMNRIMAWLQPFEYADDLSYQLVQSINAIGSGQMFGVGYGKLQVSVPELHTDFIFTAISAHYGFIGAAVVLIILFLFIYRLIQIALETADPFGTYIVTGYVAMFTFQIFQNIGMTMGVLPITGLPLPFISYGGSTMIVNLVGLGLIMAIASQSRISMFDED, encoded by the coding sequence ATGAACCGTTTTAAATCATTTACACAACGTTATGATAACACGTTGCTTTTTTTGCTCGGTTGTTTGATGGTCATCAGTGTCATCGCAATCTATACCGCGCAACCTTTCTTACAAGGGGCAATCAGTGAAATCAATTTCATGGCCAAACAGATTCAGTGGTATATCATCGGATTTATCGCACTGTCTGTCGTCATTCTCATCGATTATGAGCAACTGAAACGTTTTCATTGGTACTTATATGGGGCAGGGATTGTCTCACTGATCGGTCTCGTTGTTTTACGTAATACGCCGTTGGTCGCAAACATCAAAGGAGCATACGGTTGGTATCAGCTCCCCGTCATCGGAACCGTTCAACCGGCTGAATTCATGAAATTTTTCTTGATTGTCTCACTGGCTGCCGTCATTTCGGAACACAACGCCCGGTATGTCCAACATGAACGGGACTTTCTGCTGTTAATCAAGATGGTCGCTCTCACATTGCTTCCACTCGCTTTGATCATCATCCAACCGGACTTAGGAATCGGCTTGATTCTCTGTGTCATCTTAGCTTGTGCCATGCTACTGTCCGGTTTGAACTGGAAATGGTTGCTCACTATGTTCGGCTTGTTGACCGCCGCGATCGTCGGATTCTTTTATCTGTTTTATTTCCAGAATGATTTACTCGCCACCTTCTTCCCAGGGCATGCGATGAACCGGATTATGGCCTGGTTACAGCCGTTTGAATATGCGGATGATCTTTCCTATCAGTTGGTCCAGTCGATTAACGCTATCGGTTCAGGGCAGATGTTTGGTGTCGGGTACGGAAAACTGCAAGTATCGGTTCCCGAACTGCACACCGATTTTATCTTCACTGCGATTTCAGCTCACTACGGCTTTATCGGTGCGGCTGTCGTTCTAATTATCCTGTTCCTATTCATCTACCGGTTGATTCAAATCGCGCTGGAAACAGCAGATCCGTTTGGAACGTATATCGTGACGGGTTATGTCGCCATGTTCACATTCCAGATCTTCCAAAACATCGGTATGACGATGGGGGTCTTACCGATCACCGGTCTCCCGCTTCCCTTTATTAGTTACGGAGGGTCGACGATGATTGTTAACTTGGTTGGACTCGGCTTAATCATGGCCATCGCTTCACAGTCCCGCATCTCCATGTTTGATGAAGATTAA
- a CDS encoding competence protein CoiA family protein, with protein MFEAMDEQGNRINSQLETLQSLAGKILYCPYCQTRLRIRQGKKRLHFVHMTACTGESSEHQFWKKRLATYFENLRFKVEIEAVRGRRRFDLLIWPGEIGIEIQRSKMSAEEWRRRWSIDQQGGYQVRWIGFHESNGRFLKLDGWMKPAFMKNGYIDLVEQEQIIRYMHPLPFAQRFVICQRVSLSVEQFLFPRPVPRQFLERPWTKLIKHYRLRPFFSSLPHRYVRFPLYQSNLCVSTLPSWCFLPLSPLLSVPVHPFEIQIAVYLRLKGNYSVPDLLSILIECLTQSKIPYELSDLYVLIEEWMAMINFLHYHLSELFQNRPVDLPTRLEEDQKLAGALRLFVERETGINEVKE; from the coding sequence ATGTTTGAGGCGATGGATGAGCAAGGAAATCGAATCAACAGTCAGCTTGAGACCTTACAATCGTTAGCAGGCAAAATACTGTACTGTCCGTATTGCCAAACACGCCTTCGGATCCGACAAGGAAAAAAACGGCTTCATTTTGTTCACATGACGGCATGTACCGGTGAATCGTCAGAACATCAATTTTGGAAAAAGCGACTTGCTACCTATTTTGAAAATCTGCGATTCAAGGTTGAAATTGAGGCTGTACGGGGACGAAGACGATTTGATCTTTTAATATGGCCCGGAGAAATCGGGATTGAGATTCAGCGCTCGAAAATGAGCGCTGAAGAATGGCGACGGAGATGGTCGATCGATCAACAAGGTGGATACCAAGTGCGGTGGATTGGGTTTCATGAGTCGAACGGTCGGTTTCTTAAGCTCGATGGCTGGATGAAGCCGGCATTTATGAAGAATGGTTATATTGATTTAGTCGAGCAGGAACAAATCATCCGCTACATGCATCCACTTCCGTTCGCACAACGTTTTGTAATCTGTCAACGCGTGTCCTTGTCAGTGGAACAATTTCTTTTCCCACGTCCGGTACCGCGACAATTCCTCGAACGACCATGGACGAAACTGATAAAACACTATCGGCTTCGTCCTTTCTTTTCTTCGTTGCCGCATCGTTATGTACGCTTTCCTCTTTATCAGTCCAATCTTTGCGTCTCTACACTTCCATCCTGGTGTTTTTTGCCCTTATCCCCGTTACTGTCCGTACCTGTCCATCCTTTTGAAATTCAAATAGCAGTTTACCTTCGTTTAAAAGGAAATTACTCCGTTCCTGATCTCCTTTCAATCCTCATAGAATGTTTGACACAGTCGAAGATTCCATATGAGCTATCTGATTTATATGTTCTGATTGAAGAATGGATGGCGATGATCAATTTTCTTCACTACCACCTGTCTGAACTTTTTCAAAACCGTCCTGTTGATTTACCGACTCGCTTGGAAGAAGATCAAAAGTTAGCAGGAGCGCTTCGTTTGTTTGTCGAAAGGGAAACAGGTATAAATGAAGTAAAGGAGTGA
- a CDS encoding DsbA family protein, producing the protein MEHEQCNGSYCSLDEPSIQQPTKPLEIYHFLDVTQTDGLRLIPVLKKLELEYGHLFRLRTIATIPCAPSRSACDMSPLLILKAIELQGKTFGMRFMRRLRMLHNVEGKSAYSRSSLMRLAEALTEFGLDLAEFHRDIESDTIQLMLEKETELVTDWDVRILPTLAFVGDEEAIKAEGHYEYLVYVSILNELLEQPFEKQAKPPLEQFLRRYDTATTSEIAFIYDASEAQIEHELKKLMLQQKCVSLTYCDGKVWRHLKDSAHA; encoded by the coding sequence ATGGAACACGAACAATGCAACGGCTCATATTGTTCATTGGACGAACCATCAATTCAGCAACCGACGAAACCTCTGGAAATCTATCATTTTCTAGACGTCACACAAACGGATGGTTTACGGTTGATTCCCGTTCTCAAGAAGTTAGAATTAGAATACGGTCATCTATTCCGTCTCCGGACGATTGCAACCATTCCTTGCGCACCTTCGCGATCTGCGTGTGATATGTCACCATTGCTGATTCTAAAAGCCATTGAATTGCAAGGTAAAACGTTTGGTATGCGATTCATGCGTCGTTTACGGATGTTGCATAATGTCGAAGGAAAAAGCGCTTATTCGCGTTCCTCTTTAATGCGCCTAGCAGAAGCACTAACGGAATTTGGTCTTGATTTAGCAGAATTCCATCGTGATATCGAATCAGATACCATTCAATTGATGCTCGAAAAAGAGACTGAACTGGTGACCGATTGGGACGTACGTATTCTGCCAACGCTTGCTTTTGTTGGAGATGAGGAAGCAATCAAGGCGGAAGGCCATTACGAATACTTGGTTTATGTATCGATTCTAAACGAGTTGTTAGAACAACCTTTCGAGAAGCAGGCAAAGCCTCCCCTCGAACAGTTCTTGAGACGGTATGACACAGCAACCACTTCTGAAATCGCATTTATCTATGATGCATCGGAAGCACAGATTGAGCATGAATTGAAAAAGTTAATGCTTCAACAAAAATGCGTTTCACTCACGTATTGTGACGGTAAAGTATGGCGTCACTTAAAAGACTCTGCCCATGCTTAA
- the pepF gene encoding oligoendopeptidase F has translation MAEVLTRKDVKNEETWNLESIYETNEKWEEEFESVKAMLPLLVEYKGRLAQSDATLFEGLQLRDEISRRLHKLYTYAHMRYDENTADSFYQAMNDRARTLASQIGATLAFMTPELLEVPEETIASYLDQNPDLALYRHAFDELNREREHVLSEAEEAILAKAGEVLGQSGTTFGMLNNADMKFPKIKGEDGEEAELTHGRFITFMESKDRSVREAAFKAMYGTYSQYTNTLASTLAGSVKKDNFYAEVRKFKTARESALHGNTIPEQVYDGLIEAVHEHLPLLHRYVALRKRILGVDELHMYDMYTPLVSEVEMKVTYEEAKQLMVDGLAPLGSEYKHILEEGLAERWVDVRETRGKRSGAYSSGAYDTQPFILMNWQDNVNNLFTLAHEFGHSVHSYYTRQNQPYAYGDYSIFVAEVASTTNEALLNDYLLKRVTDKNEKLYLLNNQLETFRGTLFRQTMFAEFEHQIHEAARLGQALTPEFLTKTYYALNETYFGEGIVLDEEIGLEWARIPHFYYNYYVYQYATGISAAAALTSQILEEGEPAVERYINNFLKAGSSDYPIEVLKAAGVDMTTKAPVEAALRQFERVLDEFEALLGE, from the coding sequence ATGGCAGAAGTATTAACACGAAAAGACGTTAAGAACGAAGAGACGTGGAATTTAGAATCTATTTATGAAACGAACGAAAAATGGGAAGAAGAATTTGAGTCAGTGAAAGCAATGCTTCCACTACTTGTCGAGTATAAAGGGCGTCTTGCACAGTCGGATGCAACTTTATTTGAAGGACTTCAACTTCGTGACGAAATCTCAAGACGGCTGCATAAGCTCTATACATATGCACATATGCGTTACGATGAGAATACAGCGGATAGTTTTTATCAGGCGATGAATGACCGTGCCCGGACGCTGGCTTCGCAAATTGGTGCGACATTAGCATTCATGACACCTGAGCTGTTAGAAGTTCCAGAAGAGACGATCGCTTCTTACTTGGATCAGAATCCAGATTTAGCGCTTTACCGTCACGCGTTTGACGAGTTGAACCGTGAACGGGAACACGTCTTGTCAGAAGCGGAAGAAGCGATTCTCGCAAAAGCGGGAGAAGTCCTCGGACAATCGGGAACGACGTTTGGCATGCTGAATAATGCGGATATGAAATTCCCTAAAATCAAAGGGGAGGACGGAGAAGAGGCAGAACTGACGCACGGACGTTTTATCACGTTCATGGAGTCAAAAGACCGTTCTGTTCGAGAGGCAGCGTTTAAAGCGATGTACGGGACGTATAGCCAGTATACGAACACATTAGCCTCCACTTTAGCCGGTTCGGTCAAAAAAGATAACTTCTATGCCGAGGTCCGGAAGTTCAAAACTGCCCGCGAATCAGCGTTACACGGAAACACGATTCCGGAACAAGTATATGACGGATTGATTGAAGCGGTTCACGAACACCTTCCGTTGTTACACCGTTATGTTGCTTTACGTAAACGGATTTTAGGCGTCGATGAACTGCATATGTATGATATGTATACACCGCTCGTCAGTGAAGTCGAAATGAAGGTAACATACGAAGAAGCCAAACAATTGATGGTAGATGGATTAGCTCCACTAGGATCTGAATATAAACATATTCTCGAAGAAGGTCTTGCGGAACGCTGGGTTGATGTCCGTGAAACACGTGGTAAGCGGAGTGGTGCCTATTCGTCAGGCGCATACGATACACAGCCGTTCATCTTGATGAACTGGCAGGATAACGTCAACAATCTGTTTACGTTAGCGCACGAGTTTGGTCACTCAGTACACAGCTACTATACACGTCAGAATCAACCATATGCCTATGGTGATTATTCGATCTTCGTTGCTGAGGTAGCGTCGACGACAAACGAAGCACTCCTAAATGATTATTTATTGAAACGTGTGACAGATAAAAACGAGAAACTGTATCTACTGAACAACCAATTGGAAACATTCCGTGGAACGTTATTCCGCCAGACGATGTTTGCAGAGTTCGAACACCAAATTCATGAAGCGGCACGTCTTGGACAAGCTCTGACACCTGAATTCTTAACTAAGACGTATTATGCCCTAAATGAAACGTATTTTGGTGAGGGTATCGTGTTAGATGAAGAAATCGGTTTAGAATGGGCACGAATTCCACACTTTTATTACAACTACTATGTCTATCAGTATGCGACAGGTATTTCTGCAGCAGCAGCACTGACTTCGCAAATCTTAGAAGAAGGGGAGCCGGCGGTCGAGCGATATATCAATAACTTCCTCAAAGCAGGATCAAGTGATTATCCAATCGAAGTCCTCAAGGCGGCCGGCGTCGATATGACGACGAAAGCTCCAGTTGAAGCAGCCCTTCGTCAATTCGAACGGGTACTCGATGAATTTGAAGCACTACTCGGAGAATGA
- the fabI gene encoding enoyl-ACP reductase FabI, whose protein sequence is MNIYPSLEGKTYVVMGVINQRSIAWGIARALDAAGASLAFTYVGERFKAPLEKLGQELSRPATYYTCDVTSDDEITQVFETIHADHGQISGIAHSIAFADKEALRGEFSGVTREQFAQALDISAYSLTAVVKAAKDFFTEDASVITLTYLGGEKMVPNYNVMGVAKAALDASVRYLAAEYGKQGVRVNAISAGPVRTVSAKGVGDFNSILESIEERAPLHRNVTTEQIGQSGLFLLSQMSSGVTGEILHVDSGFHIL, encoded by the coding sequence ATGAATATTTATCCTTCGCTTGAGGGAAAGACGTATGTTGTAATGGGTGTCATCAATCAACGATCAATCGCATGGGGAATCGCACGTGCTCTTGATGCAGCAGGGGCAAGCCTTGCATTTACGTACGTCGGAGAGCGCTTCAAGGCACCACTCGAAAAGTTAGGTCAAGAACTTTCACGACCGGCTACTTACTATACATGTGATGTCACGAGTGATGATGAAATCACACAAGTATTTGAAACAATTCATGCCGACCATGGACAAATTTCAGGAATCGCTCACTCGATTGCCTTTGCCGATAAAGAAGCATTACGTGGTGAATTCTCAGGTGTGACACGTGAACAATTTGCACAAGCACTTGATATCTCGGCATACAGTTTGACAGCTGTCGTTAAAGCAGCAAAAGATTTCTTCACGGAAGATGCATCTGTCATTACATTGACGTATCTTGGTGGCGAAAAGATGGTCCCGAACTATAACGTGATGGGCGTCGCGAAAGCCGCACTCGATGCAAGTGTCCGCTACTTAGCAGCAGAATACGGAAAACAGGGCGTTCGCGTCAATGCGATTTCAGCTGGTCCGGTTCGGACAGTATCTGCAAAAGGTGTCGGTGATTTCAATTCGATTCTCGAAAGTATCGAAGAGCGTGCTCCACTTCACCGTAATGTCACAACAGAACAAATCGGTCAAAGTGGATTATTCCTCTTGTCTCAGATGTCGAGTGGTGTAACGGGTGAGATTCTGCACGTCGACAGCGGTTTCCATATCTTATAA
- a CDS encoding GTP pyrophosphokinase codes for MTKENWDLFLAPYQIAVDELKVKLKAIRKQFQQRGEHSPIEFVTGRVKPVKSILQKAERKSIDIELLEQDMQDIAGLRIMCQFVDDIIHVLELLRSRGDFKIVEERNYITQKKESGYRSYHIIIAYPVQTIEGEIPTLVEIQIRTLAMNFWATIEHSLNYKYQGNIPEETRERLRRAAEAAFLLDAEMSQLKVEIQDAQVVLHEREATEAKNRTKE; via the coding sequence ATGACAAAAGAAAATTGGGACTTATTTCTCGCACCGTATCAAATCGCAGTGGATGAATTAAAAGTAAAATTAAAAGCCATTCGAAAACAATTTCAACAACGTGGGGAACATTCACCGATTGAATTTGTCACAGGACGTGTCAAACCTGTAAAAAGTATCTTACAGAAGGCTGAACGAAAATCGATTGATATCGAGTTATTGGAGCAGGACATGCAGGACATAGCAGGTCTTCGAATCATGTGCCAATTCGTGGATGACATCATCCATGTATTAGAACTGTTACGTTCACGGGGAGACTTTAAGATTGTAGAGGAACGCAACTATATTACACAAAAGAAGGAGAGTGGATATCGTTCGTACCATATCATCATTGCGTATCCTGTCCAAACGATTGAAGGCGAAATTCCGACACTCGTCGAGATTCAAATTCGGACACTCGCAATGAACTTTTGGGCGACGATTGAACACTCTTTGAATTATAAATACCAGGGGAATATTCCGGAAGAGACGCGGGAACGCTTGCGACGTGCGGCTGAAGCAGCGTTTCTGCTGGATGCGGAGATGAGTCAACTGAAAGTCGAGATACAAGATGCTCAAGTCGTTTTACATGAACGAGAGGCGACCGAAGCAAAGAATCGAACAAAAGAGTAG
- the cls gene encoding cardiolipin synthase gives MLRRVQLLMTLLLTVSLIGFLSYYWSVYMVGWLSLVIILVVLSVFVIILLENRNPERTLVWALVMMALPVVGVFVYFTFGQNYRRKRMFRLKAMLDEESYIKYRTQFDHGIHNRVFQHERYTKVVKLIDSISRLPISYNSHTKVLTNGQQKFPLLLAEIRQAEHHIHLEYYIVRDDGLALELQEALIERAEAGVEVRFLYDAVGCFSTDKAYFKKMEAVGIEVRPFFPVVLPFISSKSNYRNHRKIVVIDGTVAFTGGINIGDEYMGKDKMFGFWRDTHLLVRGEAVSELQLIFLQDWYYMTGERLFTPYYMKPLEVMEEATGGVQIIASGPDEPHETMKSLYFGLITEARSSVYIASPYLIPDEDLMTALKTAAMSGIDVRILLPSFPDHKVVFYASRSYFDDLLLAGVKIYEYNKGFMHSKVIVVDDAIATIGTANMDLRSFHLNFEVNAFLYGTNSVHELTRDFYEDFSNSSQVERSVFIQRSFSQRLIESISRLFSPLL, from the coding sequence ATGTTGCGGCGTGTCCAATTACTTATGACGCTACTATTGACAGTCAGTCTGATCGGGTTTCTTTCTTATTACTGGAGTGTGTACATGGTAGGATGGCTCTCCCTCGTCATCATTCTCGTCGTACTGAGTGTATTCGTCATCATCTTGCTTGAGAACCGGAACCCTGAGCGAACGCTTGTCTGGGCGCTCGTCATGATGGCACTCCCGGTCGTCGGTGTTTTCGTGTATTTCACCTTTGGTCAAAATTATAGACGAAAAAGAATGTTTCGTCTGAAAGCAATGCTCGATGAAGAGTCTTACATTAAATATCGTACCCAGTTTGATCATGGGATACACAATCGGGTGTTCCAACATGAACGTTACACGAAAGTTGTTAAACTTATCGATTCTATCAGCCGCTTGCCGATTTCGTATAATAGCCATACGAAAGTATTGACGAATGGACAGCAGAAATTTCCTTTGTTGTTAGCTGAGATCCGTCAAGCAGAACACCATATTCATTTGGAGTACTATATCGTCCGGGATGACGGACTTGCGCTTGAATTGCAGGAAGCTTTGATTGAGCGTGCAGAAGCCGGGGTAGAGGTTCGTTTTTTGTATGATGCCGTCGGCTGTTTCTCAACGGACAAAGCCTACTTCAAAAAAATGGAGGCGGTCGGAATCGAAGTGCGTCCATTTTTCCCTGTCGTTCTGCCTTTCATCTCGAGTAAATCCAATTACCGCAATCATCGGAAAATCGTTGTCATTGACGGTACAGTTGCTTTCACGGGTGGAATCAATATTGGAGACGAGTATATGGGAAAAGATAAGATGTTTGGATTTTGGCGAGATACCCATCTGCTGGTCAGAGGAGAAGCAGTTTCGGAGTTGCAACTGATTTTCCTTCAGGACTGGTACTATATGACGGGAGAAAGGTTGTTTACACCGTATTACATGAAACCGCTTGAAGTCATGGAGGAGGCGACAGGGGGCGTCCAAATCATTGCGAGCGGACCGGATGAACCCCATGAAACAATGAAGTCTTTATACTTTGGTTTAATCACGGAAGCCCGCAGTTCGGTTTATATCGCTTCTCCTTATTTAATTCCGGACGAAGACTTGATGACAGCTTTGAAGACCGCAGCCATGTCTGGTATTGATGTCCGAATCCTCTTGCCGAGTTTCCCGGACCATAAAGTTGTTTTTTATGCCAGTCGCTCTTATTTTGACGACTTATTATTAGCAGGTGTAAAGATTTACGAATACAACAAAGGATTCATGCACTCAAAAGTCATTGTAGTCGATGATGCGATTGCGACAATCGGGACAGCGAATATGGACTTAAGAAGTTTCCATTTGAACTTTGAAGTAAATGCCTTTTTATACGGTACAAATTCCGTCCATGAATTGACACGTGATTTTTATGAAGATTTTTCAAATTCTTCACAGGTTGAACGCAGTGTATTTATTCAAAGGAGTTTTAGTCAACGTTTGATTGAATCAATTTCGCGGTTATTTTCACCGTTGCTCTAG
- a CDS encoding CYTH domain-containing protein has product MRQEMEIEFKNLLNESEYTKLMKRYNTSGSSVWQANDYFDTPTFELRSHGAALRIREKKTGLVLTLKEPQDDGLLETHVSLSEQEAEDLFQYGLIHSAEMNQQLEKFHLTTSLEHLGRLETERFEKQLESGLLVLDQSTYLGTTDYELEFEVTDYATGKLSFEELLQTNDIPVRETKNKIVRFMDRKALTR; this is encoded by the coding sequence ATGAGACAAGAAATGGAAATTGAATTTAAAAACCTGTTAAACGAATCTGAATACACGAAATTGATGAAACGGTACAATACATCCGGGTCTTCTGTTTGGCAAGCAAATGACTATTTCGATACCCCCACGTTTGAACTGCGTAGCCACGGTGCTGCCCTGCGTATTCGTGAAAAGAAGACTGGTTTGGTTTTGACGTTGAAAGAACCGCAAGACGACGGGTTACTTGAAACACATGTATCTTTGTCTGAACAAGAGGCGGAAGATTTATTTCAATACGGTCTGATTCACTCAGCTGAAATGAATCAACAATTGGAAAAATTTCATCTAACAACTTCACTAGAACATTTAGGTCGTCTTGAAACAGAGCGCTTCGAAAAACAATTGGAAAGTGGATTGTTGGTGTTAGATCAAAGCACTTATTTAGGGACAACGGATTATGAACTTGAATTTGAAGTGACAGACTATGCGACCGGTAAACTTTCGTTTGAAGAATTGTTGCAAACAAACGACATTCCTGTTCGCGAAACAAAAAATAAAATCGTCCGTTTTATGGACCGTAAAGCGCTTACACGTTAA